In Myxocyprinus asiaticus isolate MX2 ecotype Aquarium Trade chromosome 46, UBuf_Myxa_2, whole genome shotgun sequence, a single window of DNA contains:
- the iftap gene encoding intraflagellar transport-associated protein isoform X3, whose product MPGLVQGSVEEHHDQTMTEALEQFLNSPEQNYEQFLTTFTYLMPENERDPCLTVPGGHGDSSHREMDSSREGQRDGVTETEESAFQLEGQANRCSPPADQEEVVLDGGCVGGRLGNAGRPDPGTPVKFDNYIGDLEEHGEDEEEPVDVTDTCALPGEVKEAMIPASSSSLCHHTLLEISSTFTDQKKHILSVVENQNESNEVVAFHLDENFDYDQVVLSRKYQIQEQNSGSS is encoded by the exons ATGCCAGGTTTAGTTCAGGGCTCAGTTGAGGAACACCATGACCAGACCATGACTGAAGCTCTGGAGCAGTTTCTTAACTCCCCAGAGCAAAATTACGAGCAGTTCCTGACCACCTTCACCTACCTGATGCCAG AGAACGAGAGGGATCCATGTTTGACTGTCCCTGGAGGACATGGAGACTCATCCCACAGAGAGATGGACAGCAGTCGAGAGGGACAGAGAGATGGAGTGACAGAGACTGAGGAGAGTGCATTCCAATTGGAAGGACAGGCGAATCGCTGCTCACCGCCTGCTGATCAGGAAGAG gTGGTGTTGGATGGTGGATGTGTTGGAGGAAGACTGGGGAATGCAGGGAGGCCCGATCCAGGAACACCTGTGAAG TTTGATAATTATATAGGAGATTTGGAGGAACACGGTGAAGACGAAGAGGAACCCGTTGATGTTACAG ACACATGTGCACTCCCCGGTGAGGTTAAAGAGGCTATGATACCTGCGTCCTCTTCATCTCTCTGTCACCATACACTGCTGGAGATATCCTCTACTTTCACAGACCAGAAAAAACACATTCTCAGTGTTGTTGAGAATCAG aatgaaAGCAATGAGGTTGTTGCTTTCCATCTGGATGAGAACTTTGATTACGACCAAGTTGTGCTGTCTCGCAAATATCAGATCCAAGAGCAGAATAGCGGATCATCTTGA
- the iftap gene encoding intraflagellar transport-associated protein isoform X2, which translates to MKTRTKFDRMPGLVQGSVEEHHDQTMTEALEQFLNSPEQNYEQFLTTFTYLMPENERDPCLTVPGGHGDSSHREMDSSREGQRDGVTETEESAFQLEGQANRCSPPADQEEVVLDGGCVGGRLGNAGRPDPGTPVKFDNYIGDLEEHGEDEEEPVDVTDTCALPGEVKEAMIPASSSSLCHHTLLEISSTFTDQKKHILSVVENQNESNEVVAFHLDENFDYDQVVLSRKYQIQEQNSGSS; encoded by the exons GTTTGACAGGATGCCAGGTTTAGTTCAGGGCTCAGTTGAGGAACACCATGACCAGACCATGACTGAAGCTCTGGAGCAGTTTCTTAACTCCCCAGAGCAAAATTACGAGCAGTTCCTGACCACCTTCACCTACCTGATGCCAG AGAACGAGAGGGATCCATGTTTGACTGTCCCTGGAGGACATGGAGACTCATCCCACAGAGAGATGGACAGCAGTCGAGAGGGACAGAGAGATGGAGTGACAGAGACTGAGGAGAGTGCATTCCAATTGGAAGGACAGGCGAATCGCTGCTCACCGCCTGCTGATCAGGAAGAG gTGGTGTTGGATGGTGGATGTGTTGGAGGAAGACTGGGGAATGCAGGGAGGCCCGATCCAGGAACACCTGTGAAG TTTGATAATTATATAGGAGATTTGGAGGAACACGGTGAAGACGAAGAGGAACCCGTTGATGTTACAG ACACATGTGCACTCCCCGGTGAGGTTAAAGAGGCTATGATACCTGCGTCCTCTTCATCTCTCTGTCACCATACACTGCTGGAGATATCCTCTACTTTCACAGACCAGAAAAAACACATTCTCAGTGTTGTTGAGAATCAG aatgaaAGCAATGAGGTTGTTGCTTTCCATCTGGATGAGAACTTTGATTACGACCAAGTTGTGCTGTCTCGCAAATATCAGATCCAAGAGCAGAATAGCGGATCATCTTGA
- the iftap gene encoding intraflagellar transport-associated protein isoform X1 produces MKTRTKSVHHWFDRMPGLVQGSVEEHHDQTMTEALEQFLNSPEQNYEQFLTTFTYLMPENERDPCLTVPGGHGDSSHREMDSSREGQRDGVTETEESAFQLEGQANRCSPPADQEEVVLDGGCVGGRLGNAGRPDPGTPVKFDNYIGDLEEHGEDEEEPVDVTDTCALPGEVKEAMIPASSSSLCHHTLLEISSTFTDQKKHILSVVENQNESNEVVAFHLDENFDYDQVVLSRKYQIQEQNSGSS; encoded by the exons GTTTGACAGGATGCCAGGTTTAGTTCAGGGCTCAGTTGAGGAACACCATGACCAGACCATGACTGAAGCTCTGGAGCAGTTTCTTAACTCCCCAGAGCAAAATTACGAGCAGTTCCTGACCACCTTCACCTACCTGATGCCAG AGAACGAGAGGGATCCATGTTTGACTGTCCCTGGAGGACATGGAGACTCATCCCACAGAGAGATGGACAGCAGTCGAGAGGGACAGAGAGATGGAGTGACAGAGACTGAGGAGAGTGCATTCCAATTGGAAGGACAGGCGAATCGCTGCTCACCGCCTGCTGATCAGGAAGAG gTGGTGTTGGATGGTGGATGTGTTGGAGGAAGACTGGGGAATGCAGGGAGGCCCGATCCAGGAACACCTGTGAAG TTTGATAATTATATAGGAGATTTGGAGGAACACGGTGAAGACGAAGAGGAACCCGTTGATGTTACAG ACACATGTGCACTCCCCGGTGAGGTTAAAGAGGCTATGATACCTGCGTCCTCTTCATCTCTCTGTCACCATACACTGCTGGAGATATCCTCTACTTTCACAGACCAGAAAAAACACATTCTCAGTGTTGTTGAGAATCAG aatgaaAGCAATGAGGTTGTTGCTTTCCATCTGGATGAGAACTTTGATTACGACCAAGTTGTGCTGTCTCGCAAATATCAGATCCAAGAGCAGAATAGCGGATCATCTTGA